A genomic window from Arthrobacter globiformis includes:
- a CDS encoding ABC transporter permease → MRFILRRLGFYLIAFWASITLNFLLPRFMPGDPVSRMFARTQGKMQPEQLEALRKLLGVDDRPIWEQYADYMHNIVTGNMGVSISRFPTPVTEVISSQIGWTLLLGGTALVVAAVAGNLLGIMAAWRRGGAIDSALPPLLVFIGSFPYFWLAMGALYLFGVILGWSPLRHAFSDGLEPGFTWEFISDAGAHLVLPALTIVLVSVGGWMLGMRNTMIATNSEDYITMAEAKGLRPGRIMLRYAARNAMLPSVTSFGMSLGFVVGGALLTEVVFAYPGVGYQLLNAVQGLDYPLMQGLFLTITAAVLLANFLVDILYVRLDPRVRSN, encoded by the coding sequence GTGCGCTTCATCCTGCGCCGTTTAGGTTTCTACCTGATCGCCTTCTGGGCATCCATCACGCTGAATTTCCTGCTCCCGCGCTTCATGCCCGGTGACCCCGTCTCCCGCATGTTTGCCCGCACCCAGGGCAAGATGCAGCCCGAACAACTGGAGGCGCTGCGCAAGCTCCTCGGCGTCGACGACCGCCCCATCTGGGAGCAGTACGCCGACTACATGCACAACATCGTCACCGGCAACATGGGCGTATCCATCTCACGTTTCCCCACCCCGGTCACCGAGGTCATTTCGTCCCAGATCGGCTGGACCCTCCTGCTCGGCGGAACCGCACTGGTGGTTGCCGCCGTCGCGGGTAACCTGCTGGGCATCATGGCCGCCTGGCGGCGCGGCGGCGCGATCGACTCCGCGCTTCCGCCGCTGCTGGTGTTCATCGGTTCGTTCCCATACTTCTGGCTCGCGATGGGTGCCCTGTACCTGTTCGGCGTGATCCTGGGCTGGTCCCCGCTGCGCCATGCGTTCAGCGACGGCCTGGAACCCGGATTCACCTGGGAGTTCATCTCCGACGCCGGTGCGCACCTGGTGCTGCCCGCGTTGACGATCGTGCTGGTCTCGGTGGGCGGCTGGATGCTCGGCATGCGCAACACCATGATTGCCACCAACTCCGAGGACTACATCACCATGGCCGAGGCCAAAGGCCTGCGCCCCGGACGCATCATGCTCCGCTACGCCGCCCGCAACGCCATGCTGCCGTCCGTGACCAGCTTCGGCATGAGCCTGGGCTTCGTGGTGGGCGGTGCGCTGCTCACCGAGGTGGTGTTCGCCTACCCCGGCGTAGGCTACCAACTCCTCAACGCCGTCCAAGGCCTCGACTACCCCCTCATGCAGGGCCTGTTCCTGACCATCACCGCCGCAGTGCTGCTGGCGAACTTCCTGGTGGACATCCTTTACGTCCGCCTCGACCCGCGCGTGCGCAGCAACTAG
- a CDS encoding ABC transporter substrate-binding protein yields MTHPRFLRAARVTAAGLAVGALLLTGCAATVNKPAGTDAAANASAFLTIPREDMSTFDRNFNPFAPTVTPMVQQAIYEPLLISNPLKGDAVPWLATKWDVAKDGKSVTFTLRDGVKWSDGKPLVAEDVVLTFQLQKKIKGGFEYLKEVAAEGSNKVTFSFNTPWSPALYEVGQLPILPKHVWSAVKDPGKDANAKPVGTGPYTEVESFQAQSFVLKKNPNYWQPEKQKIAGIKMLAMSGNDAANLAAANGDVDWATQYIPNIEKTFVSKDKEHRHYWFPPTGAMINWQLNTTKAPFNDPQVRKALSMAVDRDQVTKIGMSGYAQPADCTGLSGHYENWKNPAVKDNCSWTKLNVDEANKLLDEAGYAKGADGKRTLKDGKPFEFKISVGASSSDWLSVANVISQNLQAVGVTARVDSPDWASVVAGYEQGTFDSGIVWSANDPSPYKYFNNSMGTASVKPVGTKTFDNYHRFGDPKADALLKEFAASGDETKQKDIAYKLQEEYNEVAPLVPLFSGPEWGAYNDTRFTGWPTEENAYATLSDRSATTVLVLTTLEPRK; encoded by the coding sequence ATGACACACCCCCGATTCCTGAGGGCTGCCCGCGTGACGGCGGCCGGGCTGGCGGTAGGCGCACTGCTGCTGACCGGCTGTGCAGCCACCGTCAACAAGCCTGCCGGCACCGACGCCGCAGCAAACGCCAGCGCCTTTCTCACCATTCCGCGTGAGGACATGAGCACCTTTGACCGCAACTTCAACCCTTTCGCCCCCACCGTGACCCCGATGGTCCAGCAGGCAATCTACGAGCCACTGCTCATTTCCAACCCGCTCAAGGGCGATGCGGTGCCGTGGCTCGCCACCAAATGGGATGTGGCCAAGGATGGCAAGTCCGTCACCTTCACCCTGCGGGACGGCGTGAAGTGGTCCGACGGCAAGCCGCTCGTGGCCGAGGACGTTGTACTGACATTCCAGCTGCAGAAGAAGATCAAGGGCGGCTTCGAATACCTGAAAGAGGTCGCGGCCGAGGGAAGCAACAAGGTTACCTTCAGCTTCAACACGCCGTGGTCACCGGCCCTCTACGAAGTCGGGCAGCTCCCCATCCTGCCCAAGCACGTCTGGTCCGCAGTGAAGGATCCCGGCAAGGATGCCAACGCCAAGCCCGTGGGCACCGGCCCGTACACCGAGGTGGAGTCCTTCCAGGCCCAGTCCTTCGTACTGAAGAAGAACCCCAACTACTGGCAGCCGGAAAAGCAGAAGATCGCCGGCATCAAGATGCTGGCCATGTCCGGCAACGATGCAGCCAACCTCGCCGCCGCGAACGGCGACGTCGACTGGGCCACGCAATACATTCCGAACATCGAGAAGACCTTCGTCTCCAAGGACAAGGAACACCGCCACTATTGGTTCCCGCCCACGGGCGCCATGATCAACTGGCAGCTCAACACCACCAAGGCCCCGTTCAACGATCCCCAGGTCCGCAAGGCGCTCAGCATGGCCGTTGACCGGGACCAGGTCACCAAGATCGGCATGAGCGGCTACGCCCAGCCCGCCGACTGCACCGGCCTCTCCGGCCATTACGAGAACTGGAAGAACCCGGCTGTCAAGGACAACTGCAGCTGGACCAAGCTCAACGTGGACGAAGCCAACAAGCTGCTGGACGAGGCAGGCTACGCCAAGGGCGCCGACGGCAAGCGCACCCTCAAGGACGGCAAGCCCTTCGAGTTCAAGATTTCCGTGGGCGCCAGCTCTTCCGACTGGCTCTCCGTGGCCAACGTGATCTCCCAGAACCTGCAGGCCGTGGGCGTCACTGCCAGGGTGGACTCCCCGGACTGGGCCTCGGTGGTGGCCGGCTACGAACAGGGCACCTTCGATTCCGGCATCGTCTGGAGCGCCAACGATCCCAGCCCGTACAAGTACTTCAACAACTCCATGGGCACCGCCTCGGTCAAGCCCGTTGGGACCAAGACCTTCGACAACTACCACCGCTTCGGCGATCCGAAGGCCGACGCCCTCCTGAAGGAATTCGCCGCGAGCGGTGACGAAACCAAGCAGAAGGACATCGCCTACAAGCTCCAGGAGGAGTACAACGAGGTGGCACCGCTGGTGCCGCTCTTCTCCGGCCCGGAATGGGGCGCCTACAACGACACCCGCTTCACCGGCTGGCCCACCGAAGAGAACGCCTACGCAACCCTCTCGGACCGGTCCGCCACGACGGTGCTTGTCCTGACCACACTGGAACCGCGCAAGTAA
- a CDS encoding glycoside hydrolase family 32 protein, producing MDTLTPISTAATAATADCYRPALHYTAKDTWLNDPNGLIFHEGIYHLYYQNNPLGNVWGNMSWGHATSTDLLTWTEHPVAITCDENEDIFSGSIVYDRHNTSGFGSGSIAPLVAIYTSAYKPGSVHEGIQAQSLAYSLDGGYTWTKHTGNPVLNRGSAEFRDPKVFRYDGDAGSYWVMVAVEAKDFQVVLYKSDDLKNWELLSTFGPANATGGIWECPDLFPLPVDGDPENLKWVLTVNLNPGGPNNGSAGQYFIGDFDGTAFTSASTITEGPQDPDRLGEYRWLDWGRDYYAAVSFSDAPDNRRLMIAWMNNWEYANHIPTAPWRSPMSLAREISLQTNDGNLSLVQQPAADWTALAGPESFCLSGTTIHDGVQVLAGAAGTVQRIDVSFTPGSAEEFGLILRGDGMQGTRVGIQPGQARLFVDRRESGRTDFHPSFTSIDTAPLPAKQGSYDFTIYVDRCSVEVFAQGGQVTMTELIFPAETSTDLAVYAVGGVATINSIQVTQLA from the coding sequence ATGGATACACTTACCCCGATTAGCACGGCAGCCACGGCAGCCACGGCAGACTGCTACCGCCCGGCCCTGCACTACACCGCCAAAGACACCTGGCTCAATGATCCCAACGGCCTGATTTTTCATGAAGGCATCTATCACCTCTATTACCAGAACAACCCGCTGGGAAACGTCTGGGGAAACATGTCCTGGGGCCACGCCACATCTACCGACCTGCTGACCTGGACCGAACACCCCGTCGCCATCACCTGTGACGAGAACGAAGACATCTTTTCCGGCAGCATCGTCTATGACCGCCACAACACCAGCGGATTCGGCAGCGGGTCCATTGCCCCCCTCGTGGCGATCTACACCAGCGCCTACAAACCGGGCTCCGTGCATGAGGGCATCCAGGCGCAGTCCCTGGCCTACAGCCTGGACGGGGGCTACACCTGGACAAAACACACAGGCAACCCCGTGCTTAACCGCGGGTCCGCCGAGTTCCGCGACCCCAAAGTTTTCCGGTACGACGGCGACGCGGGCAGCTACTGGGTGATGGTCGCCGTCGAAGCCAAAGACTTCCAGGTGGTCCTGTACAAATCCGACGACCTGAAGAACTGGGAACTGCTGAGCACCTTCGGCCCCGCCAACGCCACCGGCGGCATCTGGGAATGCCCCGACCTGTTTCCCCTTCCCGTGGACGGCGACCCGGAAAACCTCAAGTGGGTCCTCACCGTCAACCTCAATCCCGGCGGGCCCAACAACGGCTCAGCCGGCCAATACTTCATCGGCGACTTCGACGGAACCGCATTCACCTCCGCCAGCACGATAACTGAAGGCCCCCAGGACCCTGACCGGCTGGGCGAATACCGGTGGCTGGACTGGGGCCGGGACTACTACGCCGCCGTCTCCTTCAGCGACGCCCCGGACAACCGCCGCCTCATGATCGCCTGGATGAACAACTGGGAGTACGCCAACCACATCCCCACCGCACCCTGGCGCAGTCCCATGAGCCTCGCCCGGGAAATTTCACTCCAGACCAACGACGGAAACCTGTCCCTGGTCCAGCAGCCCGCGGCTGATTGGACTGCCCTGGCCGGCCCGGAGTCATTCTGCCTTTCCGGAACCACCATCCACGACGGCGTGCAGGTTCTGGCCGGCGCGGCCGGCACGGTCCAGCGTATTGACGTCAGCTTCACCCCCGGAAGCGCCGAGGAATTCGGCCTCATCCTGCGTGGAGACGGCATGCAGGGAACCCGTGTCGGCATCCAACCCGGCCAAGCCAGACTCTTCGTGGACCGGCGGGAATCCGGCAGGACAGACTTCCACCCGTCCTTCACCTCCATCGACACCGCTCCCCTCCCGGCAAAGCAGGGATCCTACGACTTCACCATCTACGTGGACCGCTGCTCCGTTGAAGTCTTTGCCCAAGGCGGCCAGGTCACCATGACCGAACTGATCTTCCCGGCCGAGACCAGCACGGACCTCGCCGTTTACGCCGTCGGCGGCGTGGCAACCATCAACAGTATTCAGGTCACGCAGCTCGCATAG
- a CDS encoding ABC transporter ATP-binding protein: protein MTVSQVSFGSHAPVLDVKDLTVKYIGDTRSTTAVDRVSFSIGTGEVFGLAGESGCGKSTIANSIMRLLKDPAKIAGGSISFGGKDVLAMSPEELRRFRWQDVAMVFQSAMNSLNPVLTIGEQIVDIFTTHAGYSRKESLRRAGELLELVRMDPARLKSYPHQLSGGMRQRAVIAMAVALKPSLLILDEPTTALDVVVQQEIMAQIKELQRELGFSVLFITHDMSLMVELSHRMAVMYGGRIVETAKAQDVYANPRHPYTQALMGAFPPLTGPRVPLTGLPDGVKFRNIPDLSEAAPGHFVAPVGADASVIDSANLAGAAR, encoded by the coding sequence ATGACAGTCTCCCAAGTTTCCTTCGGCTCCCACGCACCCGTCCTGGACGTCAAGGACCTCACCGTCAAATACATCGGCGACACCCGCTCCACCACCGCCGTAGACCGCGTTTCCTTCAGCATCGGCACCGGTGAGGTGTTCGGCCTCGCCGGCGAGTCAGGCTGTGGGAAGTCCACCATCGCCAACTCGATCATGCGGCTCCTGAAGGATCCCGCGAAGATCGCAGGCGGCAGCATTTCCTTCGGCGGCAAGGACGTCCTGGCCATGAGCCCGGAGGAGCTGCGGCGCTTCCGCTGGCAGGACGTCGCCATGGTCTTCCAGTCGGCCATGAACTCGCTCAATCCGGTGCTGACCATCGGCGAACAGATTGTGGACATCTTCACTACCCACGCCGGTTACTCCCGCAAGGAATCCCTGCGGCGCGCGGGTGAACTGCTGGAACTCGTGAGGATGGACCCCGCGCGCCTCAAGTCCTACCCGCACCAACTCTCGGGTGGCATGCGTCAACGGGCTGTAATAGCGATGGCCGTGGCCCTCAAGCCGTCACTGTTGATCCTCGACGAACCCACCACCGCGTTGGACGTGGTGGTGCAGCAAGAGATCATGGCGCAAATCAAGGAGCTTCAGCGCGAACTCGGCTTCTCTGTCCTCTTCATCACGCACGACATGTCGCTCATGGTGGAACTCTCGCACCGCATGGCCGTAATGTACGGCGGCAGGATCGTGGAGACCGCGAAGGCCCAGGACGTCTACGCCAACCCCCGCCACCCCTACACCCAGGCGCTGATGGGCGCGTTCCCGCCGCTCACCGGCCCGCGGGTTCCGTTGACGGGACTGCCCGACGGCGTGAAGTTCCGAAACATCCCGGACCTCAGCGAGGCGGCACCCGGCCATTTCGTGGCTCCGGTTGGTGCCGACGCTTCAGTGATTGATTCCGCAAACCTGGCAGGAGCCGCACGATGA
- a CDS encoding carbohydrate ABC transporter permease produces MSSQTLHTGTDKHSGSTTGTPTINRRYRNRRLPAAGTVGRFTALAVAAALTLGPVLWTLSTSLRAPSESFNLPPSFLPINPDFTAYQEVFRQINVGLLVLNSALVTGLIALGQMASATLAGYAFARLDFRGKKAIFSLVLATMMVPVQVTIVPVFMLIRGMGLSDTLLALILPAIPTAFGTFLMRQYFLGLPNDFAEAAALDGAGPWRIFRSVYVPLAVPGMAIVGILAFNFHWNEFFRPLILTISEQNFTLPLGLVTLQGNLGTGSISVVLAGVILSMLPALVVFIFGQRTLREGLTAGASK; encoded by the coding sequence ATGTCCAGCCAGACCCTGCACACCGGGACCGACAAGCATTCCGGTTCCACCACCGGCACGCCGACTATCAACAGGCGCTACCGCAACCGCCGCCTGCCCGCTGCTGGAACCGTCGGTCGCTTCACCGCTTTGGCCGTAGCGGCCGCGCTGACCCTCGGTCCTGTCCTGTGGACCCTGTCCACCTCACTGCGGGCGCCGTCGGAATCATTCAACCTGCCGCCGTCCTTCCTGCCCATCAATCCTGACTTCACCGCCTACCAGGAGGTGTTCAGGCAGATCAACGTGGGCCTCCTGGTCCTGAACAGCGCCCTGGTGACCGGGCTGATCGCGCTTGGCCAAATGGCTTCCGCCACGCTGGCCGGCTACGCGTTCGCCCGTCTGGACTTCCGCGGCAAGAAGGCCATCTTCTCGTTGGTGCTGGCCACCATGATGGTCCCGGTGCAGGTCACCATCGTCCCGGTGTTCATGCTCATCCGAGGAATGGGTCTGTCCGATACCCTGCTGGCCCTGATCCTGCCGGCCATTCCTACCGCCTTCGGCACGTTCCTGATGCGCCAATACTTCCTGGGCCTTCCAAATGATTTCGCGGAAGCGGCCGCCCTGGATGGTGCCGGACCATGGCGGATCTTCCGTTCCGTTTACGTACCGTTGGCGGTCCCCGGCATGGCGATCGTCGGGATCCTTGCCTTCAACTTCCACTGGAACGAGTTCTTCCGGCCGCTGATCCTCACTATCAGCGAACAGAACTTCACTCTTCCCCTCGGCCTGGTCACGCTCCAAGGCAACCTCGGCACCGGAAGTATCTCCGTGGTCCTCGCCGGCGTGATCCTGTCCATGCTGCCCGCACTGGTCGTCTTTATCTTCGGCCAACGCACCCTGCGCGAAGGCCTCACGGCCGGCGCGAGCAAATAA
- a CDS encoding LacI family DNA-binding transcriptional regulator encodes MAKTTTSNHVGATRQRGVTMNDVAKHAGVSRTAVSFVLSNRENASISEETRARINEAVQALGYRPNAGARALASQRSDWYGIVTEIVTAPFAVDIIKGAQDQAWLDRKFLLIAPSDQADAVGPNQGLEDAAFEKLLEQRVEGVLYAATFHRGVHVPKSANEVPTVLINCFDADGKLPSIVPDERAGGRVAIERLLQAGHRRMGVINLDPDIPAAVGRLAGAREALAEAGLELDPELVVSGYATADGGYAAACTILDRYNEGEGRPTALFCLNDRMAMGAYEAIKERGLTIPGDIAVIGFDNQELIAAYLRPKLTTVALPFEKMGALGVQTLAALTAGQPIIADQQLVDCPLLERSSV; translated from the coding sequence ATGGCGAAGACCACCACCTCGAACCACGTCGGGGCTACGCGGCAGCGGGGTGTCACCATGAATGATGTCGCCAAGCACGCCGGCGTTTCCCGGACCGCGGTCTCGTTCGTGCTGAGCAACCGCGAAAATGCCAGCATCTCCGAGGAAACCCGCGCCCGGATCAACGAAGCTGTTCAGGCCTTGGGCTACCGCCCGAATGCCGGAGCACGGGCGCTGGCATCCCAGCGCAGTGACTGGTACGGGATCGTCACCGAGATCGTGACGGCACCGTTCGCCGTCGACATCATCAAAGGCGCCCAGGACCAGGCCTGGTTGGACCGCAAGTTCCTGCTCATCGCGCCCTCCGACCAGGCCGATGCTGTAGGACCCAACCAGGGCCTGGAAGATGCCGCCTTTGAAAAGCTTCTGGAACAGCGGGTGGAAGGCGTTCTCTACGCCGCCACATTCCACCGGGGAGTGCACGTTCCGAAGAGTGCCAACGAGGTTCCCACGGTCCTCATCAACTGTTTCGACGCGGACGGAAAGCTGCCCTCGATTGTCCCCGACGAACGTGCGGGCGGCCGCGTCGCCATCGAACGTTTGCTTCAGGCCGGCCACCGCCGGATGGGAGTGATCAACCTGGATCCGGACATTCCGGCCGCCGTCGGCCGCCTGGCGGGTGCCCGCGAAGCACTCGCCGAGGCCGGGCTGGAACTGGACCCGGAACTCGTCGTCTCGGGATACGCGACGGCGGACGGCGGCTATGCGGCCGCCTGCACGATTCTTGACCGGTACAACGAGGGGGAAGGCCGGCCGACGGCCCTGTTCTGCCTCAACGACCGCATGGCGATGGGCGCTTACGAAGCCATCAAAGAACGGGGCCTGACCATCCCCGGAGACATCGCCGTGATCGGCTTCGACAACCAGGAACTGATTGCGGCCTACCTCAGGCCAAAGCTGACCACGGTTGCGTTGCCGTTCGAAAAAATGGGCGCCCTGGGCGTCCAGACGCTCGCAGCTCTTACAGCAGGACAGCCGATAATTGCCGACCAGCAATTAGTCGACTGTCCGCTGCTAGAACGCTCTTCGGTCTGA